From a region of the Diceros bicornis minor isolate mBicDic1 unplaced genomic scaffold, mDicBic1.mat.cur scaffold_92_ctg1, whole genome shotgun sequence genome:
- the LOC131403847 gene encoding ral guanine nucleotide dissociation stimulator-like — protein sequence MEEVNSVWATQEMDPQGAQERQQQQGVVPFLGTFLNHLKLLDIGMEDDLQKYKVIRKIQLLQQAASEYDLNPEERFGAWFQAMEPLSVDESYCLSCRLEPTHQKTSKMRLFRRKRNRTSSSSGPICFFSSATVPLARSHNPLETTSAAPPEQQGHWDPRGAPGQLFPPHPK from the exons atggAG gaggtgaactctgtgtgggccacccaagagatggacccccagggagcccaggagaggcagcagcagcag ggtgtcgtccccttcctgggcacgttcctcaatcacctgaaactgctggacattgggatggaggatgatctacaa aaatacaaaGTCATTAGgaagatccagctgctccagcaggctgcaagtgAATATGACCTGaatcccgaggagcgatttggggcctggttccaggcgatggagcccctcagtgttgatgagag ctactgcctctcctgccggctggagcccacacaccagaagacgagcaaaatgcggctcttcaggagaaagaggaaccggacatcctccagttcagggccga tctgtttcttctcttcagccaccgtgcccttggcaaggagccataaccctctggagaccacaagtgcagctcctcctgagcagcagggccactgggaccctcggggtgcaccgggtcagctcttccccccccaccccaagtga